The following are encoded together in the Pseudoalteromonas ruthenica genome:
- a CDS encoding flagellar hook assembly protein FlgD: MNNNVQSATGLGSLYWDNQNKAPEEKSDELTQEDFFSLLTQQLSYQDPSKPADNDQMIAQMTNFTMAEGISKLNENFNSLAASMTSNSALQASTLVGKKALLESETIELYSGEVSKGTVLAKEPVDNLSLTIKDDKGQVVEVVDLGSQPAGAIRFEWDGLDKDGNPFPPGEYDIVAEGSINGEYSSLPMATFKNIESVNINGANGIIVNTKEGAVKLAEVAEISV; this comes from the coding sequence ATGAACAATAATGTGCAATCAGCAACGGGTCTAGGCTCCCTGTATTGGGATAACCAAAATAAGGCGCCGGAAGAAAAGAGTGATGAGCTCACCCAGGAAGATTTTTTCAGCCTGCTGACTCAGCAGTTGTCCTATCAGGATCCGAGCAAACCTGCGGATAATGACCAGATGATTGCGCAGATGACTAATTTCACCATGGCTGAGGGGATCTCAAAGCTCAATGAGAATTTCAACTCTTTGGCTGCGTCAATGACATCTAACTCGGCGCTGCAGGCGTCAACACTAGTCGGGAAAAAGGCATTGTTGGAGTCTGAAACTATCGAGTTGTATAGCGGTGAAGTGAGTAAAGGGACTGTTCTTGCTAAAGAGCCTGTTGATAATTTAAGCCTCACTATCAAAGACGATAAAGGTCAGGTGGTTGAGGTGGTTGATTTAGGCTCGCAACCTGCTGGTGCAATTCGCTTTGAATGGGACGGTCTCGACAAAGACGGCAATCCGTTTCCTCCTGGTGAGTACGACATTGTGGCAGAGGGCAGCATCAATGGTGAATACAGCTCTTTACCTATGGCGACATTCAAAAATATTGAAAGCGTTAATATCAACGGCGCGAATGGGATCATCGTGAACACCAAAGAGGGCGCAGTGAAGCTCGCTGAGGTGGCTGAGATTTCAGTGTAA
- the flgH gene encoding flagellar basal body L-ring protein FlgH: MRPIALSITFVLATGCVSTQNSHVVENDPYYAPMYPQEATQNMTQSGGLFNPVLANDLYADKKALRTGDIITVVLRESTQASKTAKTETDRETELGLEPVIGLGGDPVNIGGDSIQMGVNSDASFTGDAKSNQSNSLSGNISVNVMRVLPNGNLVIRGEKWLTLNTGQEFIRLEGIVRPADVSSENTVESSRIANARIQYSGKGELQETQSAGWLSRFFMSTLFPF; the protein is encoded by the coding sequence ATTAGGCCAATTGCACTATCAATTACTTTTGTACTTGCTACAGGGTGTGTTTCTACACAAAACTCCCATGTTGTCGAAAACGACCCTTACTATGCGCCGATGTATCCGCAGGAAGCAACACAAAACATGACCCAAAGTGGCGGCCTTTTCAATCCCGTATTGGCGAACGATTTGTATGCCGATAAGAAAGCGTTGCGTACTGGAGATATCATTACTGTGGTACTGCGTGAGTCAACGCAAGCATCAAAAACGGCAAAAACGGAAACTGACAGGGAGACCGAGCTGGGTTTAGAGCCGGTTATTGGTTTAGGCGGCGATCCGGTCAATATCGGTGGAGATAGCATTCAAATGGGTGTGAACTCAGATGCTTCGTTCACCGGCGACGCTAAATCTAATCAATCCAACAGTTTGTCAGGCAATATTTCCGTGAACGTGATGCGCGTGCTGCCCAATGGTAATTTGGTGATTCGTGGCGAAAAGTGGTTAACGCTTAATACCGGGCAGGAGTTTATTCGCTTAGAAGGCATTGTTCGCCCAGCTGACGTGAGCTCCGAAAACACCGTAGAAAGTAGCCGTATCGCGAATGCGCGTATTCAATATTCTGGCAAAGGCGAGCTGCAAGAAACGCAAAGTGCCGGTTGGCTATCACGGTTCTTTATGAGCACTTTGTTCCCATTCTAA
- a CDS encoding flagellar basal body rod protein FlgF, with amino-acid sequence MDKMLYIATSGAKQSLLGMGVKSNNLANANTTGFKADIAQARSMQAFGEGLPTRVFALQERAGTNTTAGGISETGRDLDIAMSEHGWLTVLDDAGNEAYTKAGSLKMTQEGMLLDRDGRQVVGEGGPVILPVPIEKISFSKDGTIQVRPQGAPANFLEEVDRLQIVEATGHQVEKGNDGLFRPVNGQQLDVSENVSIMSGALEMSNVNPVHEMVDMISHQRQFELQVKLMKTAEENDQRAESLLRIM; translated from the coding sequence ATGGACAAGATGCTGTACATTGCCACCTCAGGAGCTAAGCAAAGCCTACTGGGGATGGGGGTTAAAAGTAACAACCTTGCCAACGCTAACACCACAGGCTTTAAAGCCGATATCGCTCAGGCACGCTCGATGCAGGCCTTTGGTGAAGGGTTGCCGACACGCGTTTTTGCTCTACAAGAACGGGCAGGGACCAACACCACAGCCGGCGGTATTTCTGAAACCGGTCGCGACTTAGACATTGCTATGAGTGAGCACGGTTGGCTGACGGTATTAGATGATGCCGGTAACGAGGCTTATACCAAAGCCGGTTCATTGAAAATGACCCAAGAGGGGATGCTACTCGATAGAGATGGCCGTCAAGTTGTTGGCGAAGGGGGGCCTGTTATCCTGCCTGTTCCGATTGAGAAAATAAGTTTCAGTAAAGACGGCACCATTCAAGTTCGCCCTCAAGGCGCACCGGCCAACTTTCTTGAAGAAGTGGACAGATTGCAAATCGTTGAGGCCACAGGGCATCAGGTGGAAAAGGGCAACGACGGTCTGTTTCGGCCTGTAAATGGCCAACAACTTGATGTTTCTGAAAATGTCTCAATCATGTCAGGGGCTCTCGAGATGTCGAATGTCAATCCTGTGCATGAAATGGTGGATATGATCAGCCATCAACGTCAGTTTGAATTACAAGTCAAGCTAATGAAAACCGCCGAAGAGAATGACCAGCGTGCTGAGTCATTGCTACGGATTATGTAA
- the flgJ gene encoding flagellar assembly peptidoglycan hydrolase FlgJ: protein MDANQLQTQSVFDLNSLDKLRQDALKQPAGSDGERAALKQAAQQFESIFTQMLLKSMRKANEAFEDEDSPFNASSVKYFQDMHDQQLSSELSANGSLGLADLIVQQLSPQKDSYMPASALRDARLSNAQVKTQEQHSEASPIAHKADFANAKEFVEGVWDVAREAAGKIGVHPGVMVAQAALETGWGKHIIKTASGESSNNLFNIKAHRDWQGEATVKPTLEYEGGVAVQRKEPFRVYDSIKQSFDDFVSFLKTNPRYQQALDVADKPHQFIDAIQQAGYATDPQYAEKIKRVLGQSELRALAGDLLRQGE from the coding sequence ATGGATGCTAATCAACTGCAAACGCAAAGCGTCTTCGATCTCAATAGCTTAGATAAGCTTCGTCAAGATGCGTTAAAACAGCCTGCCGGCAGCGACGGCGAGCGCGCGGCCTTAAAGCAAGCAGCGCAGCAGTTTGAGTCTATCTTTACGCAAATGCTGCTCAAAAGCATGCGCAAAGCCAATGAAGCCTTCGAAGATGAAGACAGTCCTTTTAATGCCAGCAGCGTTAAATACTTCCAAGACATGCATGATCAGCAGCTCTCCAGTGAGTTATCGGCGAATGGCTCATTGGGCTTGGCCGATTTGATTGTGCAACAGTTATCGCCACAAAAAGACAGCTATATGCCTGCGTCAGCTTTGCGTGATGCGCGGTTAAGCAACGCGCAAGTGAAAACCCAAGAACAACACTCTGAGGCATCTCCTATCGCTCACAAAGCCGATTTCGCCAATGCCAAAGAGTTTGTCGAAGGGGTGTGGGACGTTGCCCGTGAAGCGGCCGGTAAAATCGGTGTGCACCCCGGTGTTATGGTTGCTCAAGCAGCATTGGAAACAGGTTGGGGCAAGCACATTATTAAAACTGCGAGCGGTGAAAGTTCGAACAATTTATTTAATATCAAAGCGCATCGTGACTGGCAGGGGGAAGCGACTGTAAAACCAACATTAGAGTATGAAGGAGGAGTTGCGGTTCAGCGCAAAGAACCGTTCCGAGTGTATGACTCTATTAAGCAAAGTTTCGATGATTTTGTCTCATTTTTGAAAACTAATCCCCGTTACCAGCAGGCTTTGGATGTGGCCGATAAGCCTCATCAGTTTATCGACGCTATACAACAAGCTGGCTACGCCACCGATCCACAGTATGCAGAGAAAATTAAACGTGTGTTAGGGCAAAGCGAATTACGCGCCCTAGCCGGTGATCTGCTAAGGCAAGGAGAGTAG
- a CDS encoding flagellar basal body P-ring protein FlgI, whose amino-acid sequence MKWLNLIVFCMALTSWQSFAERVKDVAMVEGVRSNQLVGYGLVVGLPGTGEKSRFTEQSFKAMLNNFGITLPANLKPKINNVAAVAVHADMPAFIKPGQSMDVTVSSVGSAESLRGGTLLQTFLKGVDGNIYAIAQGSLVVSGLGAQGLDGSRVVVNTPTVGRIPNGGIVERAIPSPFTQGDYITFNLNRPDFTTAKRLSDTINNLVGPNTAMAMDAASVRVTAPRDVSQRVAYLSTLENLEFTPADNAAKIIVNSRTGTIVIGKNVKLQPAAITHGGLTVTIAENAEVSQPNALAEGETVVTNQSIIDVREDDSRAFVFDPGVSLDDLVRAINEVGAAPGDLMAILEALKEAGAINGQLVVI is encoded by the coding sequence ATGAAATGGTTAAACCTTATCGTGTTCTGCATGGCGTTGACTAGCTGGCAAAGTTTTGCCGAGCGTGTCAAAGATGTGGCCATGGTTGAGGGCGTACGTAGTAACCAATTAGTGGGTTATGGTCTGGTTGTGGGTCTGCCTGGCACGGGAGAGAAGAGCCGCTTTACCGAACAAAGCTTTAAAGCGATGTTGAATAACTTTGGCATTACTTTGCCGGCCAACCTTAAGCCTAAGATTAATAATGTTGCAGCGGTTGCCGTTCATGCGGATATGCCGGCGTTTATCAAACCCGGCCAGAGTATGGATGTCACTGTATCTTCAGTAGGCAGTGCCGAGAGCCTACGCGGTGGTACCTTATTGCAAACCTTTTTAAAAGGTGTCGATGGTAATATTTATGCTATTGCTCAAGGTAGCTTAGTTGTTAGTGGATTAGGCGCGCAAGGGCTTGATGGCTCACGTGTGGTGGTCAATACGCCAACTGTGGGTCGAATTCCTAATGGCGGCATTGTCGAGCGCGCGATTCCGAGTCCCTTTACCCAAGGGGATTACATTACCTTTAATCTTAATCGCCCTGACTTTACTACCGCGAAGCGCTTGTCCGATACCATTAATAATCTCGTCGGGCCGAATACCGCAATGGCAATGGACGCCGCGTCAGTGCGCGTAACTGCCCCACGTGATGTTTCGCAACGAGTTGCTTATTTATCGACGCTGGAAAACCTTGAATTCACTCCCGCCGATAATGCTGCGAAAATCATTGTCAACTCCCGCACCGGTACCATAGTGATTGGCAAAAATGTCAAGTTGCAGCCAGCGGCTATTACTCATGGCGGGCTCACGGTGACCATCGCCGAAAATGCAGAAGTGTCGCAGCCTAATGCATTGGCCGAGGGTGAGACGGTGGTGACCAATCAAAGTATTATCGATGTGCGTGAAGACGACTCGCGTGCCTTTGTTTTTGACCCCGGGGTGAGTTTAGACGACCTTGTGCGCGCGATTAATGAAGTGGGCGCCGCACCGGGAGATTTAATGGCCATTCTTGAGGCGTTAAAAGAGGCTGGTGCTATTAATGGTCAGTTGGTGGTCATTTAA
- the flgG gene encoding flagellar basal-body rod protein FlgG, whose translation MNPALWISKTGLDAQQTDISVISNNLANASTVGYKKSRAVFEDLLYQNINQPGGRSSQDTEMPSGLMLGAGAKVVANQKNFSQGNMLSTENSLDWMVQGQGFFEVLLPDGNIAYSRNGQFTTDEDGRIVTSGAGFPVQPEMNVPDDAQSITVSQDGEVSVRVAGQADNVVIGQLVISDFINPSGLEPMGQNLYTETAVSGAPVQGNPGVDGLGIIVQGALETSNVNVTEELVNLIETQRVYEMNSKVISSVDQMLSYINQQL comes from the coding sequence ATGAACCCAGCATTGTGGATCAGTAAAACCGGGCTTGACGCCCAACAGACCGATATTTCGGTTATTTCCAACAACTTGGCTAATGCCAGTACGGTCGGTTACAAGAAAAGCCGCGCCGTGTTTGAAGATTTGTTGTATCAAAATATCAATCAACCTGGCGGGCGCTCTTCACAAGATACAGAGATGCCTTCGGGGTTGATGCTTGGCGCCGGTGCCAAGGTGGTTGCTAACCAGAAGAATTTCTCCCAGGGCAATATGCTAAGCACGGAGAATTCCCTCGACTGGATGGTTCAAGGACAAGGCTTTTTTGAGGTGTTGCTCCCTGATGGCAATATTGCTTACAGCCGTAATGGTCAATTCACGACCGACGAAGACGGTCGTATCGTCACCAGTGGTGCTGGTTTTCCGGTGCAACCAGAGATGAACGTGCCCGATGACGCGCAGTCTATTACTGTGTCGCAAGACGGCGAAGTGTCGGTGCGCGTAGCCGGGCAGGCGGACAATGTAGTGATTGGTCAGTTGGTGATCAGTGACTTTATTAATCCATCAGGGCTTGAACCTATGGGCCAAAACCTTTACACCGAAACCGCTGTCAGCGGCGCTCCGGTGCAAGGTAACCCGGGAGTAGACGGCTTGGGTATTATTGTTCAAGGAGCATTGGAAACTTCGAACGTCAATGTGACCGAAGAGCTGGTCAACTTAATTGAGACACAGCGTGTTTATGAGATGAACTCTAAAGTGATTTCATCTGTAGACCAGATGCTCAGCTATATTAATCAGCAGCTATAA
- the flgE gene encoding flagellar hook protein FlgE, whose translation MSFNIALTGLAAAQKDLDVTANNIANVNTTGFKESRAEFADVYAASVFSGGKTKNGDGVQTTMVAQQFHQGSLKFTSNALDLAITGEGYFAMADDLASQDFTYTRAGAFKLNDDNFVVDAKGNLLQGFPTDPVTGDTTSVSLSTANPIQIPDSSGSPNATDNVYSSFNLDAGATVPTVTPFNPNDSATYNSSTSTTVYDSLGEPHVLQFFFVKTASNEWDVRATVDGTEVDNAGNAGAGPITQFTFDAAGLPLQTDGTPNTGATFNPMTLSGANLSASGILTNGAQFNDINLNWRDEAATGNKLPTQFSSRFEVKALEQDGSTVGRLSNIEIGSDGKLVASYSNGDSTFLGQVAMVRFPNSQGLQQVGNTSWKESLDSGEPIAGEPGTGTLGTINSEALEQSNTNLTNELVDLISAQRNFQANSRALEVNSTLQQNILQIR comes from the coding sequence ATGAGTTTCAATATCGCTTTAACAGGGTTGGCGGCAGCCCAAAAAGACTTAGATGTGACCGCAAACAACATTGCGAACGTCAATACCACAGGTTTTAAAGAATCCCGCGCAGAGTTTGCTGATGTGTATGCGGCATCAGTATTCAGTGGCGGTAAAACGAAGAACGGTGATGGTGTGCAAACCACCATGGTCGCCCAGCAGTTTCACCAAGGTTCTTTAAAGTTCACGTCAAATGCACTGGATTTAGCGATTACCGGTGAAGGTTATTTTGCTATGGCTGACGATTTAGCTTCGCAAGATTTTACCTATACGCGTGCTGGGGCGTTCAAGCTTAATGATGATAACTTCGTAGTCGATGCTAAAGGTAACTTACTGCAAGGTTTCCCAACGGATCCGGTAACCGGTGATACCACTTCGGTGAGCTTGAGTACGGCCAACCCGATTCAAATACCTGATTCATCAGGCTCTCCAAATGCGACAGATAATGTCTACAGTTCATTTAACTTGGATGCGGGTGCCACCGTCCCAACGGTAACGCCATTTAACCCAAATGACTCAGCCACCTATAATTCGTCAACATCAACAACGGTCTACGACTCTCTGGGTGAGCCCCACGTGCTGCAGTTTTTCTTTGTAAAAACGGCCTCTAACGAATGGGATGTGCGCGCCACCGTCGATGGCACTGAAGTTGATAACGCGGGTAACGCAGGTGCAGGCCCCATCACCCAGTTTACTTTTGATGCAGCAGGTTTACCATTACAAACTGATGGTACGCCCAACACCGGCGCGACGTTTAACCCAATGACGCTATCGGGTGCTAACCTTAGCGCCAGTGGTATTTTGACCAACGGGGCCCAGTTTAATGATATTAACTTAAACTGGCGTGATGAAGCTGCGACGGGTAACAAGCTCCCAACTCAATTCTCTAGCCGCTTCGAGGTGAAGGCGTTGGAACAAGATGGTTCGACCGTGGGCCGCTTATCTAATATTGAAATCGGTAGTGATGGTAAGTTAGTTGCCTCATATAGTAATGGCGACTCTACCTTCTTAGGTCAGGTAGCGATGGTTCGTTTCCCTAACTCTCAGGGCTTGCAGCAGGTAGGTAATACCAGTTGGAAAGAAAGCTTAGACTCTGGTGAGCCCATCGCCGGTGAGCCAGGAACCGGGACCTTGGGCACGATTAATTCCGAAGCGTTGGAGCAATCGAATACCAACCTTACTAATGAGTTAGTTGATTTAATCAGTGCACAACGAAACTTCCAGGCTAACTCTCGGGCGTTAGAGGTGAACTCAACGCTGCAACAGAATATCCTGCAGATCCGATAA